The window TTACAAAAGTCAATCGTCGTAGCTCAAGAGGCTGCTGATGAAGTCCGCCGTAACTCTCAAAAAGAATCTAAATTGATTGTAAAAGAAGCGGAAAAAAATGCGGATCGTATTGTAAATGATGCGATGGCAAAAGCGCGTAAAGTTACGATTGAAATAGATGAATTAAAGAAACAATCGAAAGTTTTCCGCAATCGTTTTAAAATGCTCGTTGAAGCGCAACTAGACTTATTGAATACGGATGATTGGGAGCATTTACTTGAATATGATGTAGGTCTTACAGAAATCCAAGAGCATAACCGTCCAGAAGCTTCTGATGAAATGCTAAAAGAAGGAAAATTAACGTATTAATGAATTGTGCTTGACATTCCGACAGTGCTTTTCATATACTGAAAAATAACTAATAGGATGCAAATTGCAACTAGGGCAAAGACGGAGACAGTATGTTTAGATTTGTGGTGAAGCGATTCGAGGAAGGTGAAAGCTCGAACGAAGCAAGCTAAACGGAAAATCACTCCTGAGCTAAATAGCCGAAAGTCTTTTAAGTAGGTTATTTCGTTTTACACGACGTTACAGTGTCTAATGAGGCAATCTTATGTATTGCAAAATTAGGGTGGTACCACGAGAGTAATGCTCCTCGTCCCTTTTCGGAGGGATGAGGGGCTTTTTTGTAGGTAATTATAGGTATTTACTTGACCTTAAGGCGTATCACCAAACTATAAGGGTGGCAATGCGCTAGAAATGTAAGTTGATTGGAATGAAGGAGAGGCGAGTGTAGCTGACGGTTGACGCCTTTCGCTACAGAGCAAAGCTTCCTGCGGGAACAGCACGAGCGAAAAATCCAATTATTTCGAGATTCCTCTCGAAATAAGTTAGTTGGAGCCGTGCCCACGGAAAGCGTCCTTACCGGAGTGGAAATTAACCCCTAGTTGCAGTGGTTATCTAAATTTTACATCTAAATTATTTAGGAGGCTTTTGAAATGGTAGAGTATAAAAACACGTTATTAATGCCAAAAACAGATTTCCCGATGCGCGGTGGCTTGCCGACGAAAGAACCACAAATTCAAGCACAGTGGGATGCAATGGATATTAACAAACTAGTAAAAGAACGTACGGAAGGCCGCCCACACTTCGTATTACACGATGGCCCTCCTTATGCAAACGGTGATATTCATACAGGTCACGCGTTAAATAAAGTAATTAAAGATATGATTAACCGTCAAAAATCTATGACAGGTTATCATGTTGATTATATTCCAGGCTGGGATACACATGGTTTACCAATCGAGCAAGCTTTAACAAATAAAGGTGTTAAGCGCAAAGAGATGTCAGTAGCGGAGTTCCGTGAGCTTTGTGAAAAATATGCATATGAGCAAGTAGCTAACCAAAGTACACAATTCCAACGTTTAGGCGTACGCGGTGACTGGGCAAATCCTTACATTACGTTAAAACCAGAATTTGAAGCACGTCAAATTGAAGTATTCGGTAAAATGGCGGAAAAAGGCTATATTTACAAAGGCTTAAAACCTGTTTACTGGTCACCATCTTCAGAATCAGCTTTAGCTGAAGCAGAAATCGAATATAAAGATGTTGAGTCGTATTCAATTTATGTAGCATTTGGCATTAAAGATGCGAAAAATGTCGTGCCAGCAGATGCTAAATTTGTTATTTGGACAACAACACCTTGGACAATTCCTGCGAACTTAGGTATTTCAGTAAATCCTGAATTCACATACGTAGTTGTAGAAGCAAATGGTTCAAAATATATTGTAACGAAAGATTTACTTGCAAATTTATCAACTACTTTTGGTTGGGAAGATGTGCAAATTGTTCAAGAAGTAAAAGGGCAAGAACTAGATATGCTTGTTGCGGAGCACCCAATTTACAAGCGTGATTCATTAGTAATGGTAGGCGATCATGTTACTGCTGAAGCAGGCACGGGTTGTGTTCATACAGCGCCTGGACACGGTGAGGACGATTACCAAATTGGGAGTCGTTACGGCTTAAACATCTTATCTCCAGTAGATAATGGTGGCTGCTATACAGATGAAGCGCCAGGATTTGAAGGGCTATTCTATGAAAAAGCAAACCCGATTGTGATTGAGAAGCTAAAAGAAGAAGGTGCATTATTAAATGTATCGAAATTCAAGCACTCATATCCACATGACTGGCGTACGAAAAAACCAGTAATTTTCCGTGCAACACCGCAATGGTTTGCATCGGTAGAAATTTTCCGTGATGAATTATTAGATGCAGTAAAAGCAACTGAATTCACACCAGCATGGGGCGAAACACGTCTTTACAATATGATTCGTGACCGCGGGGATTGGGTAATTTCTCGTCAACGTGCATGGGGTGTTCCGATTCCGATTTTCTATGCTGAAAACGAAGAACCAATTATCACACCAGAAACAATCGCGCACATTTCAAAATTATTCCGTGAGCATGGTTCAAATATTTGGTTCCAAAAAGAAGCGAAAGAATTATTACCTGAAGGCTTTACACATCCAGGAAGCCCTAACGGTAAATTCACGAAAGAAAATGACATTATGGACGTTTGGTTCGATTCAGGTTCATCTCACCAAGGTGTACTTGTTGAGCGCGGTATGAAATATCCAGCTGACCTGTACTTAGAAGGTTCAGACCAACATCGTGGCTGGTTCAACTCATCATTAATCACATCGGTTGCGATTAACGGTTATGCACCGTATAAAGCTTTATTAACACACGGTTTCGTATTAGATGGTGAAGGACGCAAAATGTCGAAATCACTTGGTAATACAATTGATCCATTAAAAGTAATGAATCAATACGGTGCGGATATCCTACGTATGTGGGTAGCGTCAGTAGATTATACAGCTGACGTACGTATCTCAATGGATATGTTAAAACAAGTTTCTGAGACATACCGTAAAGTACGTAACACATTGCGTTTCTTACATGGGAACGTAACAGACTTCAACCCTGAGACGGACCGTGTAGCGTATGATGATTTACGTGAAATGGATCAATATATGTATATGCGCTTGCAAGATGTTGTGAAAGCAATTCGTTCAGCATATGACCGTTATGACTTCTCAACTGTTTATTCAACAGTAAACAACTTTGTAGCAATCGAGCTTTCTTCATTCTACTTAGATATTGCAAAAGATGTTGTATATATCGAGGGTATGGATAATAAAGACCGCCGTGCAATGCAAACGGTTATGCACGATACATTAATGGCATTGTTAAAATTATTAACGCCAATGATTCCTCACACTACGGAAGAGTTATGGGAATATGTAGAATTAGAAGGCAAAGTGCAGTCAATCCAATTAATGGACTTCCCTGAAGTAGACGAAAAAGCCAACTTTGCAGAATTACGCACGAAATGGACGAAATTAATTGCCGTTCGTAATGAAGTATTAAAAGCTTTAGAAGAAGCTCGTAATGCGAAAACAATCGGTAAATCTTTAGAGGCGAAAATTTCGGTTTATGCAGATAGCGAAACAGTTGAATTATTAAGTGATGAAAAAATTAACTTTGCACAACTTTCAATCGTTTCTCAATTTGTCGTTGCAGGTAACAAAGAAAATGCGCCTACAAACAGCCTTGTATTAGAAAAAACGTCACTTGTCGTTGAAAAAGCAGACGGTAAAAAATGTGAACGTTGTTGGACAATTTCTGAAACAATTGGGGCAGTAGAAGCGCATGCTACATTATGTAAGCGTTGTGCGGATGTAGTCGAAAACTATTACGTATAACATTAAAATGGAGCATTATCAAAATTCGATTTTTGGCAACTCCTTTGCTTCAAGGATATAGGGGTCTTGTTACGACCCCCGCAGAAGCTATGATTATGTGAAGAATTTTATTACATCTACAAGGGGTTGTTCCGTAGTTTTGACTTACGGGGCAACCCTTTATTTCTACCTTTTTAGTTTTCTGAAAAGAATGAAATTTAAGGGGGCATAAAAATGGAACAAAGTTATTCGAAAGCAATCACACCAGATACATTTTTACAAGGTGTGAAAGATTGTGTTCCGACACTTTTAGGATACATAAGTATAGGTGTAGCATTTGGTGTTGTCGGAATTGCTTCTGGTATTTCAGTTCTTGAAGTATTTTTACTTTCAGTACTCCTCTATGCAGGTTCGGCGCAATTTATATTTTGTGGACTTTATTTGGCAGGGGCACCTGTTTCAGCAGTTGTATTAACGATATTTATTGTTAATTTACGACATTTACTTATGTCTTTAACTATAGCGCCGTATTTTACAAACTATTCGACACTGCGTAATATTGGTTTTGGCACGCTGTTAACTGATGAAACGTTTGGGGTATCAGTTGTATCAGCTGGTAAGGAAGGGCGTCTTGGCGGTAAATGGATGGACGGGCTCAATGTAACTGCATATCTAACATGGATAGTGGCTTGTACGATTGGAGGGGTTATTGGGCAATGGTTACCTGACCCGGAGAAATGGGGTCTTGATTACGCACTCGTTGCTATGTTCGTTGCCTTACTCGTTTTGACACTTGCTAGTATTCCGCGGGTAAAATTAATGCATTACATAAAACTAGTTGGCTTGATGGTTGTCATTATGTATGGGTTACTTTATTTTATGCCAGGACATTTAGCTGTTTTACTTTCAACGTTAATTGTTGCGACGACTGGGGTGGTAACTGAAAAATGATAACTTCAATGGCAATGGTACTGCTCATATTAGGTTGTGCACTTGTAACCTGGATTCCAAGAATTCTACCTTTTGTGTTGGTAAAAAATGTGCAAATGCCGGATTTTGTGTTACGCTGGCTTGCTTACATTCCCGTTTGTATTTTGTCTGCACTCGTAATTGAAGGGATGTTTGTGAAAGAAGCTCAACTAGTGACAATTGATTGGCTTCATTTATGCGCATTTATTCCAACTTTACTTGTTGCGTTAGTGACGAAAAGCTTGTCAAAAACAGTTATTGCAGGAGTTTTAACGATGGCTGCGCTACGTTTTTTCTTTAGCTAAATTATTTAAGGGGAGACTTAATTAGTTTTATAGCTGGGGGGCCTTTTTTTAGGATATATTCAGTGAATTACATTAAAAATTTGAATTATGTTATAATTTTCTCGCATTGAAATACAAATAATATGTAAAAATTGATTTTTATAGAAGGGGATAATGTATGGATTTTATTTACTCAACTTTAACGACGACGCAGCAGCCGGAAAAAGCGGTGGAAGAACTAGCACGTAACTTACATAAAGAACCAGGTTTAGTTTTATTTTTTGCAAGTACAGTCTATTCATTTGAAAAACTAACAGAATTATTCAAAGAAAAGTATCCGCAAGCCCAAATTGTTGGTGTCACAACAACTGGTGAAATTGGACCACAAGGTTATAGTGAATCAAGTTTGTCTGCGCAAAGTTTCTCTAAAAGTTTTGGTAAAGCGAAAGCCGTTTTAATGAAGGACATCGTTAAGTACCCAATTTTTGATAGAGAAAATATAGTGCAGGCGGCAAAATCAATCGGTATACAAGTTACATCAAAGATGATTGAAAAAGAAGGACTTGGCCTTGTTTTTCCGGTAGGCTTAAAGGCAGGGGAAGAAAAAATGTTGTCAGTCGTGAATTCAATTTTTCAATATGACGGGTTTCCGATTTTTGGGGGTACTGCAGGTGATGATGCGAAATTTGTGATGACGAAAGTTAGTGTTAATGGTGAAATAACAACAACTGGCGGGGCGGCAATCTTTTTAAAGCCTGTTGTTGAATTTTATATTCATAAAGAAAATATATTTAAAAGCACAGGAAAACAGGTGAAAATAACAAAAGCAGATCCAGAAAAACGAATAGTTTATGAAATGAACCATCGACCAGCGGCAGAAGTTTATGCAAAGTTAATTAATGTCCCAAAAAATGAGTTAGGAAAGCATTTTGCATTACATCCACTTGGGCGAAAGTTTAATCATGATTTTTTAATTGCCTCACCTTTTGAAGCAAAGTCTTCTGGAGAGGTCGAATTTTATTGTCAGGTGTATGAGGGGGCAATAGTTGATATTTTAGAGCCAAAGAATCCAGTACTTGAAATGGAAAAAACTATTGCTGATTTTACCAATCGTTTTACAGAGCTACATGGTGTATTAGGAAGTAACTGCATTTTACGTAAGCTCCAATTTCAAAATGAGCAACTCTTTTCAAAGTTGAATACGCAGTTGAGTGTTTTGCCGAATTTATGTGGTTTTTCAAGTTACGGTGAACAACTAAATAAGTCACAATTAAACCAAACATTGCTCCTTATTGGCTTTGGAAAATTACGATTGGGGTGAACAACATGCTAAAGCAACTATTTATGAAAAACAAACTAACTGAAGATGTTCAACAAGAACTCGATGCGTTAACGCTAGAAGAACGTACTCAAGTCATTGCCAGCGTAGAAGAACTATTAGAGTTATTGAATAAAGCTAATACGAAAAATACGGAAAGTGATAGCCTGTTTATGGAGCGCATCACGGTTATTTCTGAATCCATTCAGCAAGATCAGCAGCTGTTACAATCTTCAAATGAACGCGCCAATTCCATTGTTCAAGAAACAGAAGAAATTCAACAAATTACAGCAACCGTTGAAGCTCAAGTTGAAAGCAATCGCCAGCTCATTGTCGAAGGTAGCAATCAAATGAACGAGCTATATGAACAAATGGGAAATGTTCGTGAGATTTTCGAACAGTTCGGACAATCGATTGGTGTGGTACAACAAGAAACGAAAGAAATTATGGATTTTGCAAAATTAATTGGCGCCATTGCAGATCAAACAAATTTATTAGCATTAAATGCTTCTATTGAAGCTGCACGTGCAGGTGAACATGGAAAAGGTTTTGCGGTGGTGGCAGCTGAAGTAAGAAAGTTGGCAGAGCAAAGTAAAAATGCGCTTATCCAAATTAATGGAAAGGTGAATGACATTGTTCAACATATTGAAGACGTTGTCATGAATATTCATCAAGAACAGCAAACGGTTCAAAAGACGCAGCAAATGTCTGCTGAAACAAAACAATATTTTGGACGAATTGAGCAATCAGAGAGTAAACTTGCGGAAAATATGTTAGCCATTCAACAAGCAACAAGTCAGACATTAAATCAAGTTGTATCATTCCAACAGTTATTAGAGCAAATTGTACAATCTTCAAAAATGTCGATGGATCAAATTGAACAGCTATATGGGTTTTCTGAAAGCAAATCGTATAATGCGAATGATATGATTACGTTTATTATACAAGTGAATCATTTAATCACAGCTTTAAAAAATGACCATTTATAATAAGCTGTAAAAGAATATCCTACTTAAAAATGATTTCTTTGTATAAAAGTTAGAAAATTATATGTATTTAATGAATTCCATGTACAATGAATTAAAGAATCCCCTCCGTTTATTTATCACATGGTATTTGGCGTGAGATGTGTTTTTCTAAAGATATTTCTATCGTTAAAATTGTCGTTCAAACATATAATTATGTTAAAATAGGAAAGATATATCGTAAACGGAGGACTTGCTATGTATAAATATTACGGATTAGCATTATTTGCAGTCATTATTGATCAATGGACAAAATGGCTTGTCGTTAAAAATATGGAGTTAGGGGAACGTATTAGTATATGGGACCCGTGGTTTGGACTATTATCACATCGTAATCGTGGCGCTGCATGGGGCATGCTGGAAGGGCAAATGTGGTTATTTACGATTGTGACAATTGCCGTAATTATTGCGATCTTGTATTTTTACCATACTGAGGCAAAAGGCAAGCCGCTATTTCAAATTAGTTTAATGCTGTTATTAGGCGGTGCATTAGGGAACTTTATCGACCGACTATTCCGTGGAGAAGTAGTGGATTTTTTCGATGTTTTCATTCCCATCATCAATTATGACTTCCCGATTTTCAATATTGCGGATGCTGCATTAACAATCGCAGTAGTCATGCTCTTTATTACGATTATTTTAGAAGAAAAAGCAGAAAAGAAAAAGGTGGAAAAATGACAGTAGTCACATTAACAATAGAACAATTTGCTGGAGAACGTTTGGATAAGGCACTTTCACAGATAGAAGAAGCTTGGTCACGCTCACAAGTTTCAACTTGGTTAGATCAAGATCGTATTACCGTGAATGGCGCTAAAGTAAAAGCGAAATATAAGGTAAAAGAAGGCGACGTTATTGAAGTGGACGTGCCAGAAGTAGAAGAATTAGAAATTATTGCAGAAGATTTAAACTTAGAAATTATTTATGAAGATAGCGATGTTTTAGTTGTTAACAAGCCACGTGGTATGGTTGTTCATCCGGCGCCAGGTCACGTTAAAGGTACTTTAGTAAATGGTTTAATGCATCATTGCACTGATTTATCAGGAATTAATGGTGTAGCACGACCAGGGATTGTACATCGTATCGACAAAGATACAACGGGCTTACTAATGGTTGCAAAAAATGATATAGCGCATGAAGGACTAGTGAATCAATTAGTAGATAAATCGGTTACACGTAAATATACAGCACTTGTGCATGGCCATATTCCGCATGATAAAGGAACAATCGATGCGCCAATTGGACGCGATTCGAAAGACCGTCAAAAACAAGCGATTGTTGATAAAGGAAAGCATGCTGTGACACATTTCACGGTTTTAGAACGCTTTGGCAATTTTACTTTAGTAGAGTGCCGTTTAGAAACAGGTCGTACGCATCAAATCCGTGTGCATATGAATTATATTGGCTACCCTCTAGCGGGAGATCCGAAATATGGTCCGAAAAAGACAATTGATTTCGGAGGTCAAGTATTACACGCGGGCGTACTTGGTTTTATTCAGCCTGTAACGAAAGAGTATATTGAGTTTGAAGCACCATTACCAGCAGACTTTGAACAATTATTAACAGAAATTCGCGCTCAAGCAACATTAAAAAAAGATGAGACTGAGTGATTTTGTTAGACCATTTATTATTTGTTATTAGCTAGTGTACAAAAGCGTTCCCGTAAATGTGTTTAAATTGTCTTATGTTCTAGTGAAGGGTACTGTAAAAGTGATAATTACCATCTTCAAATAATAAATAGGCACTTCTTGTTCGATTTTGAACAAGAGGTGCCTTTTCTCTTTACTTATATAAGTTAAACAAAAGATTCTATCATTTCGATTTAAGTTTTTTATTATGGATGCCAATAAAGTGCGTAGCTAGCATAAAAGACACATTCTTAATTAGAATTTTTAATAAGAATTAAAGGTCAGATA is drawn from Solibacillus sp. R5-41 and contains these coding sequences:
- a CDS encoding DivIVA domain-containing protein, which codes for MPLSPLDIHNKEFTRGFRGYAEDEVNEFLDQIIKDYEILLREKKELEEKVKSMADQMNHYSSLEETLQKSIVVAQEAADEVRRNSQKESKLIVKEAEKNADRIVNDAMAKARKVTIEIDELKKQSKVFRNRFKMLVEAQLDLLNTDDWEHLLEYDVGLTEIQEHNRPEASDEMLKEGKLTY
- the ileS gene encoding isoleucine--tRNA ligase encodes the protein MVEYKNTLLMPKTDFPMRGGLPTKEPQIQAQWDAMDINKLVKERTEGRPHFVLHDGPPYANGDIHTGHALNKVIKDMINRQKSMTGYHVDYIPGWDTHGLPIEQALTNKGVKRKEMSVAEFRELCEKYAYEQVANQSTQFQRLGVRGDWANPYITLKPEFEARQIEVFGKMAEKGYIYKGLKPVYWSPSSESALAEAEIEYKDVESYSIYVAFGIKDAKNVVPADAKFVIWTTTPWTIPANLGISVNPEFTYVVVEANGSKYIVTKDLLANLSTTFGWEDVQIVQEVKGQELDMLVAEHPIYKRDSLVMVGDHVTAEAGTGCVHTAPGHGEDDYQIGSRYGLNILSPVDNGGCYTDEAPGFEGLFYEKANPIVIEKLKEEGALLNVSKFKHSYPHDWRTKKPVIFRATPQWFASVEIFRDELLDAVKATEFTPAWGETRLYNMIRDRGDWVISRQRAWGVPIPIFYAENEEPIITPETIAHISKLFREHGSNIWFQKEAKELLPEGFTHPGSPNGKFTKENDIMDVWFDSGSSHQGVLVERGMKYPADLYLEGSDQHRGWFNSSLITSVAINGYAPYKALLTHGFVLDGEGRKMSKSLGNTIDPLKVMNQYGADILRMWVASVDYTADVRISMDMLKQVSETYRKVRNTLRFLHGNVTDFNPETDRVAYDDLREMDQYMYMRLQDVVKAIRSAYDRYDFSTVYSTVNNFVAIELSSFYLDIAKDVVYIEGMDNKDRRAMQTVMHDTLMALLKLLTPMIPHTTEELWEYVELEGKVQSIQLMDFPEVDEKANFAELRTKWTKLIAVRNEVLKALEEARNAKTIGKSLEAKISVYADSETVELLSDEKINFAQLSIVSQFVVAGNKENAPTNSLVLEKTSLVVEKADGKKCERCWTISETIGAVEAHATLCKRCADVVENYYV
- a CDS encoding AzlC family ABC transporter permease, with translation MEQSYSKAITPDTFLQGVKDCVPTLLGYISIGVAFGVVGIASGISVLEVFLLSVLLYAGSAQFIFCGLYLAGAPVSAVVLTIFIVNLRHLLMSLTIAPYFTNYSTLRNIGFGTLLTDETFGVSVVSAGKEGRLGGKWMDGLNVTAYLTWIVACTIGGVIGQWLPDPEKWGLDYALVAMFVALLVLTLASIPRVKLMHYIKLVGLMVVIMYGLLYFMPGHLAVLLSTLIVATTGVVTEK
- a CDS encoding AzlD domain-containing protein translates to MITSMAMVLLILGCALVTWIPRILPFVLVKNVQMPDFVLRWLAYIPVCILSALVIEGMFVKEAQLVTIDWLHLCAFIPTLLVALVTKSLSKTVIAGVLTMAALRFFFS
- a CDS encoding FIST signal transduction protein, producing the protein MDFIYSTLTTTQQPEKAVEELARNLHKEPGLVLFFASTVYSFEKLTELFKEKYPQAQIVGVTTTGEIGPQGYSESSLSAQSFSKSFGKAKAVLMKDIVKYPIFDRENIVQAAKSIGIQVTSKMIEKEGLGLVFPVGLKAGEEKMLSVVNSIFQYDGFPIFGGTAGDDAKFVMTKVSVNGEITTTGGAAIFLKPVVEFYIHKENIFKSTGKQVKITKADPEKRIVYEMNHRPAAEVYAKLINVPKNELGKHFALHPLGRKFNHDFLIASPFEAKSSGEVEFYCQVYEGAIVDILEPKNPVLEMEKTIADFTNRFTELHGVLGSNCILRKLQFQNEQLFSKLNTQLSVLPNLCGFSSYGEQLNKSQLNQTLLLIGFGKLRLG
- a CDS encoding methyl-accepting chemotaxis protein is translated as MLKQLFMKNKLTEDVQQELDALTLEERTQVIASVEELLELLNKANTKNTESDSLFMERITVISESIQQDQQLLQSSNERANSIVQETEEIQQITATVEAQVESNRQLIVEGSNQMNELYEQMGNVREIFEQFGQSIGVVQQETKEIMDFAKLIGAIADQTNLLALNASIEAARAGEHGKGFAVVAAEVRKLAEQSKNALIQINGKVNDIVQHIEDVVMNIHQEQQTVQKTQQMSAETKQYFGRIEQSESKLAENMLAIQQATSQTLNQVVSFQQLLEQIVQSSKMSMDQIEQLYGFSESKSYNANDMITFIIQVNHLITALKNDHL
- the lspA gene encoding signal peptidase II codes for the protein MYKYYGLALFAVIIDQWTKWLVVKNMELGERISIWDPWFGLLSHRNRGAAWGMLEGQMWLFTIVTIAVIIAILYFYHTEAKGKPLFQISLMLLLGGALGNFIDRLFRGEVVDFFDVFIPIINYDFPIFNIADAALTIAVVMLFITIILEEKAEKKKVEK
- a CDS encoding RluA family pseudouridine synthase; its protein translation is MTVVTLTIEQFAGERLDKALSQIEEAWSRSQVSTWLDQDRITVNGAKVKAKYKVKEGDVIEVDVPEVEELEIIAEDLNLEIIYEDSDVLVVNKPRGMVVHPAPGHVKGTLVNGLMHHCTDLSGINGVARPGIVHRIDKDTTGLLMVAKNDIAHEGLVNQLVDKSVTRKYTALVHGHIPHDKGTIDAPIGRDSKDRQKQAIVDKGKHAVTHFTVLERFGNFTLVECRLETGRTHQIRVHMNYIGYPLAGDPKYGPKKTIDFGGQVLHAGVLGFIQPVTKEYIEFEAPLPADFEQLLTEIRAQATLKKDETE